GGGTCTGGTACTTGCCCTGGATAAACAGATTCAGGTCAAGCGCCAAGCGCTGGGTATGCAAACTGTTGGCAATGCCCGTGCCTTTCTTGGCATTCAGCGCCGCCTGTTCCGGGGTACGGTAGGCTTCACCCAATGTTACCCGATAGCCGCGTTCGTCTGCCCATTCGATCAATTGGGCAACCAGTACCGCAAATAACTGTTGTTTTTCACTTAACGTCATTTTTTTAACTTCCCTGTCAGCAACGCGCTGCCG
This genomic interval from Xenorhabdus doucetiae contains the following:
- a CDS encoding M15 family metallopeptidase yields the protein MTLSEKQQLFAVLVAQLIEWADERGYRVTLGEAYRTPEQAALNAKKGTGIANSLHTQRLALDLNLFIQGKYQTHSDAYLPLGEYWESLGGTWGGRFSRPDGNHFSLAHNGVK